In one Thermosipho ferrireducens genomic region, the following are encoded:
- a CDS encoding M23 family metallopeptidase, producing the protein MKKLLLLVLLVVGLSLFSAFIPPVEDSYLTSTFGEFRSTGTAAHFHGGIDFSTFLREGVPIRAIYDGYLARIEIDDDNIYGNVVVLQHPNGYRSLYAHLSAFAPKIQKLVDNLIAEFGKQRIVVEFSEENIKFSQGDVIGYSGKTGEAVQPHAHVEIRDRTEETLYNPLDFIKIDPPKGEIVVKDLIINGKRYDYEEGKTYQYSGAYPKIAVNAYFQINRNLIGLNDIKLYFSNKLVYHIMFDSVPMSEFEKAYTVYTDDSIASGYVYRAYYKLYPEKIGSVVKENNFPEFKPSGDIIPVTIELSDAWGRKKVLTFNLRR; encoded by the coding sequence ATGAAAAAACTGCTTCTTTTAGTATTATTAGTGGTAGGATTAAGCTTATTTTCAGCTTTTATTCCACCAGTTGAAGATAGTTATCTTACGTCTACTTTTGGTGAATTTAGAAGCACCGGGACAGCTGCACACTTTCACGGCGGAATTGACTTCAGCACTTTTTTAAGAGAAGGCGTACCAATAAGAGCTATTTACGATGGTTATCTTGCAAGAATTGAGATAGATGATGATAACATTTATGGCAACGTAGTGGTATTGCAGCATCCAAATGGTTACAGGTCCCTTTATGCTCATCTAAGCGCTTTTGCTCCAAAAATTCAAAAGCTTGTTGATAATCTTATAGCAGAGTTTGGTAAGCAAAGAATAGTTGTTGAATTTTCTGAAGAGAATATAAAATTTTCGCAAGGTGATGTTATAGGATATTCAGGAAAAACTGGAGAAGCAGTTCAACCGCATGCTCATGTGGAAATAAGAGACAGAACAGAAGAAACATTGTATAATCCACTTGATTTCATAAAAATCGATCCTCCAAAAGGAGAAATAGTTGTGAAAGACTTAATAATAAATGGTAAGCGGTACGATTACGAAGAAGGGAAAACATACCAGTATTCAGGAGCGTATCCTAAAATAGCGGTAAATGCGTATTTTCAAATTAACAGAAATTTAATAGGTTTGAATGATATAAAACTTTACTTTTCAAATAAATTGGTGTATCATATAATGTTCGATAGTGTACCTATGTCTGAATTTGAAAAAGCTTATACAGTATATACTGATGATTCCATTGCATCAGGTTATGTTTACCGGGCTTACTATAAGTTATATCCGGAAAAAATTGGCTCTGTTGTAAAAGAAAATAATTTCCCCGAATTTAAACCATCAGGTGACATTATACCTGTTACAATAGAACTTTCAGATGCATGGGGAAGGAAAAAAGTGTTAACTTTTAACTTAAGAAGGTGA
- the hflX gene encoding GTPase HflX, which yields MRKKVVNNKCLLIGISGYEQDVLDSLLELEQLCRTLGLEVVDKFYQKRVKPDPSYYLGKGKLNKIKNFCKDENIEVVVTNDEITPAQKRNLEKFLNVNVLDRTQVILRIFLKHATTNEGKLQVEIAKLKYELPYIVGKGKEFSRLGGGIATRGPGEQEAEYTKRYIKKRIRILTKKLEQIKKNREIKRKKRLESYHGIISIVGYTNAGKSTLLAQLSQENVLIKNEMFSTLAPLLRKVKLPSGRYVIFSDTVGFIKKLPHTLVESFHSTLEEIVHSDLILILLDVSDHNYQKKLKIVHEVLYDIGVYNKPYILVFNKIDLCSEDYLSVVKKNYPEAIYISAKKRQNIIDLLLKIDKFFDKMEESLILDVPFPKIGEVMKFRDALNLNVIEMRNNSYKLSLKGPKAVLHQIKKTIQGGF from the coding sequence GTGAGAAAAAAAGTAGTGAACAATAAATGTTTGTTAATTGGTATTTCCGGGTATGAACAGGATGTACTTGATTCGTTGCTTGAACTTGAGCAGTTGTGCAGAACGCTTGGATTGGAAGTTGTAGACAAATTTTATCAAAAGAGAGTAAAACCAGATCCGTCCTATTATCTTGGAAAAGGTAAACTTAACAAAATCAAAAACTTTTGCAAAGATGAGAATATAGAAGTTGTAGTAACAAATGACGAAATAACACCTGCACAGAAAAGAAACCTGGAAAAATTTTTAAATGTGAATGTTTTAGATAGGACCCAGGTAATATTAAGAATTTTTTTGAAACATGCTACTACAAATGAGGGAAAACTTCAGGTAGAAATTGCAAAATTAAAGTACGAGTTACCATACATTGTTGGTAAGGGGAAAGAGTTTTCAAGACTCGGTGGTGGAATTGCAACTCGAGGCCCTGGAGAACAGGAAGCAGAATACACCAAAAGGTATATTAAAAAAAGAATCCGAATTTTAACAAAAAAGCTGGAACAAATTAAAAAGAACAGAGAAATTAAAAGAAAAAAAAGATTGGAATCGTATCACGGAATAATTTCCATTGTGGGTTATACAAATGCTGGAAAAAGCACTTTGTTGGCTCAACTTTCGCAGGAAAACGTTTTAATAAAAAACGAGATGTTTTCAACACTGGCACCTTTATTGAGGAAGGTTAAGCTTCCTTCGGGGCGTTATGTCATTTTTAGTGATACAGTAGGTTTTATTAAAAAATTACCTCATACATTAGTCGAGTCATTTCATTCAACGCTTGAAGAGATAGTACATTCTGATTTAATATTAATATTACTTGACGTATCTGATCATAACTATCAGAAAAAATTGAAAATAGTACATGAAGTTTTATACGACATAGGAGTTTACAATAAACCTTACATCCTTGTATTTAACAAAATAGATCTATGTTCTGAGGACTATCTTTCGGTGGTAAAAAAGAATTACCCAGAAGCGATTTATATATCGGCAAAAAAAAGACAAAATATAATTGATTTGTTATTGAAAATAGATAAGTTCTTTGATAAAATGGAAGAGAGCTTAATTTTGGATGTTCCATTTCCTAAAATAGGTGAAGTAATGAAATTTCGTGATGCACTAAATCTAAACGTTATTGAAATGAGAAACAATAGTTATAAATTATCGTTAAAAGGTCCAAAGGCAGTCTTGCATCAAATAAAAAAAACAATACAAGGAGGTTTTTAA
- the hfq gene encoding RNA chaperone Hfq encodes MAEKFNLQDKFLNILRINKIPVKVYLVNGFQTKGIIRSFDSFTMLLENGNQQNLIYKHAVSTIMPDTYVKIMKQQETSEESEKKESEKKSSEQ; translated from the coding sequence ATGGCGGAAAAGTTTAACCTTCAGGACAAATTTCTTAATATCCTGCGTATTAACAAAATACCGGTAAAAGTGTATCTTGTTAATGGATTTCAAACAAAAGGAATTATAAGATCCTTTGATAGTTTTACAATGCTACTTGAAAACGGGAACCAACAAAACCTCATTTATAAACATGCTGTGAGTACTATTATGCCAGATACTTACGTGAAAATAATGAAACAGCAAGAAACTTCTGAAGAAAGTGAGAAAAAGGAGAGTGAGAAAAAAAGTAGTGAACAATAA
- a CDS encoding GerMN domain-containing protein produces the protein MKKIAVIFVLVLFIYSFSFSAKIAFVNNNDIIFVEDSSESLQVEDLFKKLSKPPVGYSTYIPTDLLNAYYFVETSLIIDINFSLIQSYSLEEEIYLFLQMMYTLFQNVRGIDRIYILEDGKQTNLLVRYIDIRWSFPRDLYKK, from the coding sequence ATGAAAAAGATTGCAGTAATATTTGTTTTAGTTTTATTTATTTATTCTTTTTCTTTTTCAGCAAAAATTGCTTTTGTAAATAATAATGATATAATCTTTGTAGAAGATAGTTCGGAAAGCCTACAAGTGGAGGATTTATTTAAAAAGCTCAGCAAACCTCCCGTTGGATATTCAACTTATATTCCGACTGATCTGTTAAATGCGTATTATTTTGTCGAAACTTCGCTTATTATTGACATAAATTTTTCGCTTATACAATCTTATTCTCTGGAAGAAGAAATATATTTGTTTTTGCAGATGATGTATACGTTATTTCAAAATGTTCGTGGGATAGATAGAATATACATTTTAGAAGATGGGAAACAGACAAATTTACTTGTTAGATATATAGATATAAGATGGTCTTTTCCACGTGATCTTTATAAAAAATGA
- a CDS encoding DUF4941 domain-containing protein has translation MRLHLILMLAVALLSISLGVTINIGKLSVEATEVNYNTIVEILQLYTSQLSLQKISLGEVGTFKYVEWNDHLLAVSNDVFVFDGAVVKEIDFQKIFDFFEIKYLKEGDNINLVTMYIEKLTDYSNLIQIDYLGKNNLETFLNNNTLYIKTDGYTYMNRLYVPGEVVYTHKYENANSFEENFLPNRTIIQIYTNWEVKKYVFKSLGDTITNLDSDSFVVFYVNSTMNAVFVRNYSPDFGGSDWERYAFSKNVAENLATKFKFKLFYVPFIQLPIENPGIVIYGPEETWEEVKKYLKGD, from the coding sequence TTGAGACTTCATTTGATTTTAATGCTTGCTGTAGCATTACTCAGCATAAGCCTGGGTGTAACCATTAACATAGGTAAATTATCTGTTGAAGCTACAGAGGTAAATTACAATACTATTGTTGAAATTTTGCAATTGTATACATCTCAATTGTCTTTACAAAAAATTTCTCTTGGGGAAGTAGGTACGTTTAAATACGTTGAATGGAACGATCATTTGCTGGCTGTATCTAATGATGTTTTCGTTTTTGATGGAGCAGTGGTCAAAGAAATTGATTTTCAAAAAATTTTCGATTTTTTTGAAATTAAATATCTAAAAGAAGGAGATAATATAAATCTTGTTACAATGTATATTGAAAAGCTCACTGACTATTCAAATCTGATACAGATTGATTATCTTGGTAAAAATAACCTTGAAACTTTTTTGAATAATAACACACTGTACATTAAAACGGACGGATATACATATATGAATAGATTGTATGTGCCCGGTGAGGTAGTCTACACACATAAATATGAAAATGCAAATAGTTTCGAAGAAAATTTTCTTCCAAACCGAACTATAATTCAAATTTACACAAATTGGGAAGTAAAAAAATACGTTTTCAAATCTCTTGGTGATACCATAACAAATCTCGATTCTGATTCTTTTGTTGTTTTTTACGTAAATAGCACAATGAACGCAGTTTTTGTGAGAAATTACAGTCCGGATTTTGGAGGCAGTGACTGGGAAAGATATGCTTTTAGCAAAAATGTAGCTGAAAACTTAGCCACTAAGTTTAAATTCAAATTGTTTTATGTTCCTTTTATTCAGCTTCCAATAGAGAATCCTGGAATAGTAATTTATGGACCAGAAGAAACCTGGGAGGAAGTTAAAAAATATTTGAAGGGTGATTAA
- a CDS encoding nucleoside kinase, with translation MKKLELIFKEDNKKIFVEEGTTLLNFAKDYQKFYKSPIVAARINNSIVELFRPLTRSGVVEFIDVNTTDGFRIYQRGLLFILHASIRELFPGYKLKVSHSIGRGIYCELRDHDRKLVLSEEDVKRIKSEMEKIIENDYEFKKHELFKYEAFKLFEKMKYEDKVSLLKYRKKKTIKVYEAAGHFDYFYGYMPPSTGLLKHFDLVKYSEGFVLVLPKFDNGNPICEFKPLPKLSAVFLEYEKWLEIMNIDSVGDLNSLIARGERTVTDLIIMAEALHEKRIAMIAEEIKQKPKVRLILIAGPSSSGKTTFSKRLMVQLRASGLRPVTISLDDYFVDREKTPRDENGNYDFEALEALDVELFNKNLLELFEGKEVELPRFDFTTGKRKKNGRFLKIDKDQPIIVEGIHGLNPKLTEMVPEELKFKIYASALTQLNLDNTNRIHTTDTRLLRRLVRDSKFRNHDALATLKMWPNVRRGEDRNIFPFQENADVMFNSALVYEIAVLKMFAEPLLIAVPDSEPEISEATRLLKILDYFLPITNLEDIPRTSLIREFIGRSVFRY, from the coding sequence GTGAAAAAACTGGAATTGATATTTAAAGAAGACAACAAAAAAATTTTTGTGGAAGAAGGTACAACTCTTTTGAATTTTGCAAAAGATTACCAGAAATTTTACAAGTCTCCTATAGTTGCCGCCAGAATTAATAACTCTATAGTTGAGCTTTTCAGACCATTAACACGTTCAGGTGTAGTGGAATTTATCGATGTAAATACTACAGATGGATTTAGAATATACCAGAGGGGGCTATTATTCATTTTGCATGCGTCCATCAGAGAGTTATTCCCTGGTTATAAGTTAAAAGTTTCCCACAGTATTGGAAGAGGAATTTACTGTGAATTGAGAGATCATGATAGGAAATTGGTGCTTTCTGAAGAAGATGTCAAGCGTATAAAAAGTGAAATGGAGAAAATCATTGAAAATGATTACGAATTCAAAAAGCACGAACTATTTAAATACGAAGCTTTTAAATTATTTGAAAAAATGAAATATGAAGATAAAGTTAGCTTATTAAAGTATAGAAAGAAAAAAACAATAAAAGTTTATGAAGCAGCAGGACATTTTGATTATTTCTATGGTTACATGCCACCAAGCACAGGTCTTCTAAAACATTTCGATCTTGTAAAGTATAGCGAGGGATTTGTATTAGTGTTACCTAAATTTGATAATGGTAACCCCATTTGTGAGTTCAAACCTCTTCCAAAGCTTTCAGCGGTCTTCCTTGAGTATGAAAAATGGTTAGAAATAATGAACATAGACAGTGTAGGAGATTTAAATAGTCTCATAGCCAGAGGTGAAAGAACAGTAACTGATCTTATAATTATGGCAGAAGCTTTACATGAAAAAAGAATAGCGATGATTGCAGAAGAGATAAAGCAAAAACCAAAAGTTCGACTGATTCTTATAGCTGGCCCCTCTTCCAGCGGAAAAACAACCTTTTCTAAACGCTTAATGGTACAACTTAGGGCAAGCGGATTAAGACCAGTAACAATCTCTCTTGATGACTATTTTGTGGATCGTGAAAAAACTCCAAGGGATGAAAATGGAAATTATGATTTCGAGGCATTGGAAGCTCTTGATGTAGAGCTTTTTAATAAAAATTTATTGGAGCTTTTCGAAGGAAAAGAAGTAGAACTTCCTCGATTTGACTTTACAACCGGGAAAAGAAAGAAAAATGGAAGATTCTTGAAAATAGATAAAGACCAACCAATAATTGTTGAGGGAATTCATGGACTCAATCCAAAATTAACGGAGATGGTACCGGAAGAGTTAAAATTTAAAATTTATGCCAGTGCACTTACACAATTAAACCTGGATAACACAAATAGGATACACACTACTGACACACGGCTTCTCAGGCGATTGGTAAGAGATAGTAAATTCAGAAATCATGATGCTCTTGCTACATTAAAGATGTGGCCAAATGTTAGAAGAGGGGAGGACAGAAACATTTTTCCTTTCCAGGAAAATGCAGATGTAATGTTCAATAGTGCCCTGGTTTATGAAATAGCAGTGTTGAAAATGTTCGCTGAACCGTTGCTTATAGCTGTACCTGATAGCGAGCCAGAAATTTCGGAAGCAACAAGATTACTCAAAATTTTAGATTATTTCCTTCCAATAACCAATTTGGAGGATATTCCAAGAACATCTTTAATTAGGGAGTTTATAGGAAGGAGTGTGTTTAGATATTGA
- a CDS encoding Rne/Rng family ribonuclease encodes MGKILVLNTVFEQLQCAVIESGKLVELFFEENEKLAGNIYLGRLDRAVNALEAVFVNIGESKNGFLRMKDISKAYQDFFKLKKLTPKLKLLVQVKKDPTGSKGAQLTTNISLAGRYVVIFPFSNTKGVSKKIIDEDERERLYNLANTYSEKYKLGIVLRTASEGVDETHIEDEIITLVETWESILSTFKRARKPRLLYSEKSAADYIFKEKLSRDVELIITNLPEHVQIISRYIKGYPKRPKIEIIDGDTFQYAGIYEKSKELFRRRVNLPSGGEIIIDRTEALTVIDVNSKHFVSGENQQETAFRTNLEAAEEICRQLRLRNIGGIIIIDFIDMTSQEAKEAVLNKMKEETTKDKSKIEILGFTKLGLLELTRKRTIRSFDELTGVKCPSCKGYGFVPSPKIIIRELFDKLSEKPENVKEVIIKLHPSLKEYISRKDVKKAVNMEVHIHFTHYNPASFEITWKK; translated from the coding sequence ATGGGTAAGATTCTTGTTTTAAATACCGTTTTTGAACAGCTTCAATGTGCTGTAATTGAATCAGGAAAGTTGGTAGAACTGTTTTTTGAAGAAAATGAAAAGCTTGCAGGAAATATATATCTTGGACGGCTTGACCGGGCTGTTAATGCCCTTGAAGCTGTATTTGTAAACATTGGTGAAAGCAAAAATGGTTTTTTGCGTATGAAAGACATTTCAAAAGCATATCAGGATTTTTTTAAATTGAAAAAATTGACTCCAAAATTAAAATTGCTGGTTCAGGTAAAAAAAGATCCAACGGGAAGTAAAGGTGCTCAGCTTACCACGAACATAAGTTTGGCGGGAAGGTATGTGGTTATATTCCCATTTTCTAATACTAAAGGAGTTTCAAAAAAGATAATCGATGAAGATGAAAGAGAACGTTTGTATAACCTGGCAAATACTTACAGTGAAAAGTACAAATTAGGAATAGTGCTAAGAACAGCTTCAGAGGGAGTTGATGAAACACATATAGAAGACGAGATAATTACACTTGTTGAAACCTGGGAAAGTATACTTAGTACGTTTAAAAGAGCCAGAAAACCCCGATTGCTTTACAGCGAAAAAAGTGCAGCAGATTATATTTTTAAAGAAAAGCTTTCAAGGGATGTAGAACTTATAATAACGAACCTGCCAGAGCATGTTCAAATAATTTCCAGATATATAAAAGGTTACCCAAAACGACCAAAAATAGAGATTATAGATGGAGATACATTCCAGTACGCGGGAATATACGAAAAATCTAAGGAGCTTTTTAGAAGGAGGGTAAATTTACCATCTGGTGGTGAAATTATAATTGACAGGACAGAGGCCCTTACTGTAATAGATGTGAATTCAAAACATTTTGTTTCCGGGGAAAATCAACAGGAAACTGCATTTCGTACAAATCTTGAAGCTGCAGAAGAAATATGCAGACAACTTCGATTGAGAAACATAGGTGGTATAATTATAATCGATTTTATAGATATGACGTCTCAGGAAGCCAAAGAAGCCGTTTTGAATAAAATGAAAGAAGAAACAACAAAAGATAAAAGCAAGATAGAAATTTTAGGATTTACAAAATTGGGTCTTTTGGAGCTTACGCGTAAAAGAACTATACGTTCATTCGATGAACTAACTGGTGTTAAATGTCCATCGTGTAAAGGATACGGTTTCGTTCCATCACCCAAAATTATTATACGAGAGTTGTTCGACAAATTGTCTGAAAAGCCCGAAAATGTGAAAGAAGTTATAATTAAATTGCATCCATCTTTGAAAGAGTACATAAGCAGAAAAGATGTTAAAAAGGCTGTTAACATGGAAGTTCATATACATTTTACGCATTATAATCCTGCATCGTTTGAAATCACCTGGAAAAAATAA
- a CDS encoding deoxycytidylate deaminase translates to MNIEEYLQNLKILQVNDEREPWDIYFSKIAKLIAERSTCIHRKVGAVIVRDKRILSTGYNQPPSGFPHCNSIGCIRDDLNIPSGNNQEICYALHAEQNALVQAARFGISTENATIYVTHKPCSVCARLIINAGIKRVVFIKDYPDSLTEFLFKTCNISVEKLGGELGEKG, encoded by the coding sequence TTGAATATAGAAGAATATTTACAAAACCTCAAAATTCTTCAGGTAAATGACGAAAGGGAACCGTGGGATATATATTTTTCAAAAATAGCAAAGCTGATAGCGGAACGTTCCACATGTATTCACAGAAAAGTAGGAGCTGTTATAGTTCGTGATAAAAGGATTCTTTCCACAGGGTATAATCAACCACCTTCTGGATTCCCCCATTGTAATAGTATAGGTTGTATTCGCGATGATTTAAACATCCCTTCTGGAAACAACCAGGAAATATGTTACGCTCTCCATGCTGAACAAAACGCTCTTGTACAGGCAGCGAGATTTGGGATTTCCACAGAAAACGCCACAATTTATGTAACACATAAACCATGCTCTGTTTGTGCAAGATTAATAATAAATGCTGGTATAAAGAGGGTTGTATTTATAAAGGATTATCCCGACTCTTTGACTGAATTTCTCTTTAAAACCTGTAACATATCTGTCGAAAAATTAGGAGGTGAACTGGGTGAAAAGGGATAA
- a CDS encoding 2-oxoacid:ferredoxin oxidoreductase subunit beta: MKRDKLVDYLRIDRWPTVWCPGCGNGIIMKAFIDAADQLNLEKDRVAVVSGIGCSSRVTGYLDFNTLHTLHGRGIAFATGVKLARPDFKVVVMGGDGDITAIGGNHFVHACRRNIDLTVIIFNNMIYGMTGGQHSPTTPEKHFASTMPFGNVETPFDIAQLALSAGATYVARSTVYHYALTVNYIKEGLLHRGMSVIEVFTNCHTYYGRYNNMKNSWEVLDYFKKNTVTLKKAQNMSEDELKGKIVIGVLKKEQKPDFYEKYRRIFALQSEV, encoded by the coding sequence GTGAAAAGGGATAAATTAGTAGATTATTTAAGAATAGACAGGTGGCCAACTGTCTGGTGTCCAGGCTGTGGAAATGGAATTATAATGAAAGCTTTTATAGACGCTGCAGATCAGCTGAATTTAGAAAAAGATAGGGTAGCTGTTGTCTCAGGAATAGGATGCTCATCAAGGGTAACAGGTTATCTTGATTTCAATACACTTCACACACTTCATGGCAGGGGAATAGCTTTTGCAACAGGGGTGAAACTTGCACGTCCCGATTTTAAAGTAGTGGTTATGGGTGGTGATGGTGATATAACAGCAATTGGTGGTAATCATTTTGTTCACGCTTGCAGAAGAAATATAGATCTTACAGTTATTATTTTTAACAACATGATATACGGTATGACAGGAGGGCAACATTCCCCAACCACCCCAGAAAAGCATTTTGCAAGTACCATGCCATTTGGCAACGTAGAGACTCCTTTCGATATTGCTCAACTTGCTCTATCTGCTGGTGCCACATACGTTGCTCGATCAACTGTATACCATTACGCTCTAACTGTAAACTACATAAAAGAAGGTCTATTGCATAGAGGTATGAGTGTAATAGAAGTTTTTACCAATTGTCACACGTACTATGGAAGATACAATAATATGAAAAATTCGTGGGAAGTCTTAGATTATTTCAAAAAGAATACCGTAACATTAAAGAAAGCACAGAATATGTCTGAAGATGAATTAAAAGGGAAAATAGTTATTGGAGTGTTGAAAAAAGAACAAAAACCGGATTTCTATGAAAAATATAGAAGAATTTTCGCGCTTCAGTCGGAGGTGTAA
- a CDS encoding 2-oxoacid:acceptor oxidoreductase family protein, whose product MKNLVRPFSVRIAGIGGQGNLISGLILAKALVKSGKHVIQTQNYTAQVRGGPSYCDLLISSDPIDFPKATIFDVLVILHPSMISQCKNVRNNGIILVDDTYISSYPPDIFRMTRRKIMVPASKLSYEKFGTEMYANMIMLGLTIKASSLVDVNSVIEAIKENMKPTHIENNIEAIKYGTTLTEKVYKPRIERKIPRTIGFE is encoded by the coding sequence ATGAAAAATTTGGTTAGACCATTTTCTGTAAGAATTGCAGGAATAGGCGGTCAGGGTAATTTAATCTCAGGGCTTATTTTAGCAAAAGCCCTCGTAAAATCTGGCAAACATGTTATTCAAACGCAGAATTACACTGCACAAGTTAGAGGTGGTCCAAGTTACTGTGATCTCTTGATTTCAAGTGATCCAATTGATTTTCCAAAAGCCACAATTTTTGATGTATTGGTAATTTTACATCCATCCATGATTAGTCAATGCAAAAATGTCAGAAATAATGGTATAATTTTAGTAGATGATACTTACATCAGCAGTTATCCACCGGATATTTTCAGAATGACAAGAAGAAAAATTATGGTACCTGCCTCAAAACTTTCATATGAAAAATTTGGAACTGAAATGTATGCAAACATGATTATGTTAGGGTTGACTATAAAAGCGTCTTCGTTGGTTGATGTTAATTCTGTAATTGAAGCTATAAAGGAGAACATGAAACCAACACATATAGAAAATAACATAGAGGCGATTAAATATGGAACGACTCTCACAGAAAAAGTATATAAACCAAGAATCGAAAGAAAAATACCGCGTACAATTGGGTTCGAATAA
- a CDS encoding diacylglycerol kinase family protein encodes MERLSQKKYINQESKEKYRVQLGSNNLKSSFSHAIEGIVTSIFQERNLRIHFFIGFTVLLISLFLPLNENDFIWLFFAVFFVIIAELINTLIENLMDFFSAEFHPIVKIIKDISSGIVLWSAMFSVVVGVVIFGKGLFGWNLQIAKVLGLTFVAFFPVVALFLEVKRWLRNRSK; translated from the coding sequence ATGGAACGACTCTCACAGAAAAAGTATATAAACCAAGAATCGAAAGAAAAATACCGCGTACAATTGGGTTCGAATAATTTAAAGTCTTCTTTCTCTCATGCCATAGAAGGAATAGTTACTTCTATTTTTCAAGAGAGAAACCTTCGTATTCATTTTTTTATTGGTTTTACAGTACTTTTAATAAGTTTATTTTTACCTTTAAATGAAAATGATTTTATATGGCTGTTTTTTGCAGTTTTTTTTGTGATTATAGCCGAATTAATCAATACACTTATTGAAAATCTTATGGACTTTTTTTCTGCAGAGTTTCATCCTATCGTTAAAATAATAAAAGATATTAGCTCAGGAATAGTTCTGTGGTCTGCTATGTTTTCAGTGGTTGTTGGAGTGGTTATTTTTGGTAAAGGATTGTTTGGATGGAATCTGCAAATCGCAAAAGTGCTGGGGTTAACATTTGTAGCATTTTTCCCGGTGGTGGCGCTATTTTTGGAGGTGAAAAGATGGCTCCGGAACCGATCAAAGTAA
- a CDS encoding protein-glutamate methylesterase/protein-glutamine glutaminase has translation MAPEPIKVMIVDDSAFMRMILKDVIEKQPDMKVVAIAKDGLEAVELAMKHKPDVITLDVEMPKLNGIEALKEIMKRAPARIIMVSSLTEKGADITITALELGAVDFITKPAGSISMNFRKVADDLIEKIRNSMNIDTDKLLFRKRTVVSKTKIKSLITSHVVVIGSSTGGPKSLDMVVPALPENFPAPIIIVQHMPPGFTKSLAARLNKISSLNVKEAEDGDELKPGWVYVAPGNFHLGVRYHDKKGILYLDNSDKINNVRPAVDFTLDKVAEIYKDKTIAVILTGMGKDGTKGSFKVKYYKGKVIAESKETCVVYGMPKAVVEEGYADFVLPAYKIPEKLVEII, from the coding sequence ATGGCTCCGGAACCGATCAAAGTAATGATAGTGGACGACTCTGCGTTTATGAGAATGATATTGAAAGATGTAATAGAAAAACAACCAGATATGAAAGTCGTAGCAATAGCAAAAGATGGACTTGAAGCCGTTGAACTTGCCATGAAACATAAGCCCGATGTTATTACACTTGACGTTGAAATGCCAAAACTAAACGGTATCGAAGCACTTAAAGAAATTATGAAGCGAGCGCCTGCGAGAATAATAATGGTAAGCAGTCTAACAGAAAAAGGAGCTGATATAACAATTACAGCTCTGGAATTAGGTGCTGTAGATTTTATTACAAAACCAGCGGGAAGTATTTCAATGAATTTCAGAAAAGTTGCAGACGATTTAATAGAAAAAATTAGAAACTCAATGAATATAGACACTGACAAATTGTTATTCAGAAAACGTACTGTAGTATCAAAAACGAAAATAAAGAGTTTAATCACAAGTCATGTTGTTGTTATTGGTTCCTCTACAGGTGGACCTAAATCCTTAGATATGGTTGTCCCAGCTTTACCTGAAAATTTTCCTGCGCCAATAATAATTGTTCAGCATATGCCACCTGGATTCACAAAGTCTCTTGCAGCTCGATTGAACAAAATTTCCAGCTTAAATGTTAAAGAAGCAGAGGATGGGGATGAATTAAAGCCAGGTTGGGTTTACGTGGCTCCTGGGAACTTTCATCTCGGGGTAAGGTATCACGATAAAAAAGGTATTTTATATCTGGATAACAGTGATAAAATAAATAATGTCAGACCTGCTGTGGATTTTACACTGGATAAAGTAGCTGAAATTTATAAAGATAAAACCATTGCTGTTATTTTAACAGGAATGGGAAAAGATGGAACAAAAGGGTCTTTTAAAGTAAAATACTATAAAGGAAAAGTAATAGCCGAATCGAAAGAAACGTGTGTAGTATACGGTATGCCAAAGGCTGTGGTAGAAGAAGGTTATGCAGATTTCGTATTACCCGCTTATAAAATACCAGAAAAATTGGTAGAAATCATTTAG